From a single Brassica napus cultivar Da-Ae chromosome C9, Da-Ae, whole genome shotgun sequence genomic region:
- the LOC106369946 gene encoding uncharacterized protein LOC106369946 isoform X2: MSSPSYHTNSLCKYLIILGAVTMSSIFVFFNQTYTISESFYGNIFTIKCQKRLLQPKETATNLSHLMFVVVGSPRTWKKRRNYVESWWRPDVTRGNIFFDVKPSEELLPWSPTFPPFRVSENVKKLRFYRKLRKPSHTRFYRAILETYRLMDEGVRWYVTGDDDSLFFVDNLVDVLSKYDHTRQHYIGTNSETIKSNVYFGFNMGFGGGGYALSYALVEALVVKLDECVEKYHFIWAVDQIQSFCLAELSVDLTLEKGFHQVDLFGDISGFLSSHTTAPLLSLHHFATVSPLFPGMDRPGSVLHIMKAANVDQSRMLQQSICHVRESNWTFSVSWGYPVHIYEKIFPRSHLKLPIETFRPWYRGRPPVFMFNTRPVSRDPCEAPHWFFFDSIEKENDGVVTSFTQGSLLET, encoded by the exons ATGTCGTCTCCAAGTTACCACACCAACAGCTTATGCAAATATCTCATAATCCTAGGCGCTGTCACAATGTCCTccatcttcgtcttcttcaacCAAACCTACACAATTTCAGAATCTTTCTACGGTAACATATTCACCATAAAATGTCAAAAGAGGCTCTTGCAGCCTAAGGAGACTGCCACGAACTTGAGCCATTTGATGTTTGTGGTGGTGGGGAGCCCACGTACATGGAAGAAGCGAAGAAATTACGTAGAATCATGGTGGAGACCAGACGTCACACGTGGCAATATCTTCTTTGACGTGAAACCGTCTGAAGAGTTACTGCCTTGGTCTCCGACCTTCCCGCCGTTTAGAGTCAGTGAAAACGTCAAGAAACTAAGATTTTACCGGAAGCTCCGAAAACCAAGTCACACTCGGTTCTATAGAGCCATTCTAGAGACTTACAGGCTCATGGACGAGGGTGTGAGATG GTATGTGACGGGTGATGATGATTCTCTTTTCTTCGTAGACAACTTAGTGGATGTGTTGTCAAAATACGACCACACGAGACAACATTACATCGGAACGAACTCGGAGACTATAAAATCAAACGTTTACTTCGGTTTTAATATGGGATTTGGAGGAGGAGGATATGCTTTAAGTTATGCTCTGGTGGAGGCTTTGGTGGTAAAACTGGATGAATGTGTGGAAAAGTATCATTTCATTTGGGCAGTAGATCAGATACAAAGTTTTTGTTTGGCTGAATTGAGCGTTGATCTTACCCTCGAGAAAGGATTTCATCAG gtggatctattcggTGACATATCAGGCTTCCTCTCGTCCCACACAACGGCTCCTCTTCTCAGCCTCCACCACTTCGCTACCGTATCACCACTATTCCCTGGCATGGACCGTCCCGGCTCAGTCCTTCATATCATGAAAGCGGCCAATGTGGACCAATCACGGATGCTACAACAGTCGATATGCCACGTCAGAGAAAGTAACTGGACATTTTCGGTCTCGTGGGGATACCCTGTTCATATATATGAGAAGATATTCCCGCGGAGCCACTTGAAGCTTCCCATCGAGACATTCCGTCCTTGGTACAGAGGACGGCCTCCAGTTTTCATGTTTAACACGAGGCCGGTTTCTCGGGATCCATGTGAAGCTCCTCATTGGTTCTTCTTTGATTCGATTGAAAAAGAGAACGATGGAGTTGTTACTTCTTTTACACAAGGAAGTTTATTAGAAACATGA
- the LOC106369946 gene encoding uncharacterized protein LOC106369946 isoform X1 — protein sequence MLLSLYNVMSSPPSYHTKVLRKYRVIVGVGVAVVFFVLVLFNQTYIINSQSFDSNIFTIKYQELQPKETATNLSHLMFVLVGGSRTWRDRKVYVESWWRPNVTRGNIFFDVEPSKEFQPWSRDLPPLKVNEDLKKLKIYPKLRNRIHTRIYRSILENYRLKQDQDVRWYVTGDDDSVFFVDNMVDVLSKYDHKEKHYIGMFSETIKSNFYFSFDMAFGGGGYALSYPLVEALVEELDNCIERYYYIWGVDHLQSMCLADLGVDLSLDKGFHQLDLRGDLSGFLSSHPTAPLVSFHHFGSLEPIFPSMDHPGSVRHIMKAANVDQTRMVQQSICHVRATSWTFSVSWGYSVHIYEKIFPRSYLKRPIETFRPWLGGRPPLYMFNTRPVSRNPCEAPHWFFFDSIEQGNDGVVSSYTRKFPRNMTSCSFFGNTSADPLASIRVFSPKTPKPGRKVECCDVGYEGADVANIRLRDCRRHEIIS from the exons ATGTTACTATCTCTGTATAATGTAATGTCGTCGCCTCCAAGTTACCACACAAAAGTCTTACGCAAATATCGCGTGATCGTAGGCGTGGGCGTGGCAGTGGTCTTCTTCGTGCTCGTCCTCTTCAACCAAACTTATATCATCAATTCACAATCTTTCGACAGTAACATTTTCACCATAAAATATCAAGAGTTGCAGCCTAAAGAGACGGCCACAAACTTGAGCCATTTGATGTTCGTTCTGGTCGGGGGCTCACGTACGTGGAGGGATCGAAAAGTTTACGTAGAATCATGGTGGAGACCAAACGTGACACGCGGTAATATCTTCTTTGACGTGGAGCCGTCGAAAGAGTTCCAGCCTTGGTCTCGGGACTTGCCGCCGTTAAAAGTCAACGAAGACCTCAAGAAGCTGAAGATTTACCCGAAGCTTAGAAACCGAATCCACACTCGGATTTATAGGTCCATTCTCGAGAACTACAGGCTTAAACAAGACCAGGATGTGAGATG GTATGTGACGGGTGATGATGACAGTGTTTTCTTCGTAGACAACATGGTGGATGTGTTGTCAAAATATGATCACAAGGAAAAACATTACATAGGAATGTTCTCGGAGACGATAAAGTCAAATTTTTACTTCTCGTTTGACATGGCGTTCGGAGGAGGAGGATATGCTCTAAGTTATCCTCTAGTGGAGGCTTTAGTGGAAGAATTGGATAATTGTATTGAGAGATACTATTACATTTGGGGAGTGGATCATTTACAGAGTATGTGTTTGGCTGATTTGGGCGTTGATCTTAGCCTCGATAAAGGATTTCACCAG CTGGATCTACGCGGTGACTTATCAGGCTTCCTCTCGTCCCATCCAACGGCTCCTCTTGTCAGCTTCCACCACTTCGGATCCCTCGAACCAATTTTCCCGAGCATGGACCATCCTGGCTCAGTACGTCACATCATGAAAGCGGCCAACGTTGACCAAACACGGATGGTACAACAGTCGATCTGCCACGTCAGAGCCACTAGCTGGACCTTCTCGGTCTCGTGGGGATACTCTGTTCATATCTATGAGAAGATATTCCCACGCAGCTACTTGAAGCGTCCTATAGAGACATTCCGTCCTTGGCTTGGAGGACGGCCTCCTTTATACATGTTTAACACGAGACCGGTGTCTAGAAATCCATGTGAAGCTCCTCATTGGTTCTTCTTCGATTCGATTGAACAAGGGAACGATGGAGTTGTTTCTTCCTATACAAGGAAGTTTCCTCGAAACATGACTTCTTGCTCCTTCTTTGGTAATACGTCGGCGGATCCTCTTGCTTCTATCCGTGTCTTCTCTCCCAAAACTCCCAAACCG GGGAGAAAAGTGGAATGTTGCGACGTGGGATATGAAGGTGCAGATGTTGCAAACATAAGGCTTCGAGATTGTAGGAGACACGAAATCATCTCCTAA